Genomic window (Planococcus sp. MSAK28401):
ACATTCGATGAGCCGGTCCGTGCAATCACACCGGGCCAAGCAGTCGTTTTTTACGACGGGGACGAATGCCTCGGCGGCGGCACGATCGACCGTGTCTTCAAAAACGGTTCACAGCTGGACTATGTAGGATAATGGGGGAATCGGCGATGAATTATAACGAAATGGGCATCAAAGCCTTGCAAGAAGGCAGGGCTGAAGACGCGATCCAGGCGTTTACGAATGCCATTGAGGAACAGCCAGAAGACGCGCTCGGCTATATCAACTTCGGGCATGTATTGGCGTCAATGAACGAAACCGAGCGCGCCGAGCGCTTTTTCCAGAAAGCCTTGACACTCGATGAAACGTCCGCGACCGCTTACTACGGGTTGGCAAATCTCTATTACAACGCGGATCGCTATGAAGAAGCGTTAAAATTATACGAAAAAGCGATTCAAAACGGCATCGAAGGATCGGACGCCCATTATATGGTCGGAAAATGCTTCGAACGCATCGACCAGCCGAAACTCGCTTTGCCTTATTTGCAGCGCGCTGTCGAATTGGATCCGAACGACCTGCAAGCGCGGCTCAGCTACGGCATCGCGCTGGCTTCGATGGAACTATTCGACTTGGCCGAAGAACAATTTGTTTATGCGCTTGAAATCGATGTGGATAACTCAGATGTCCATTACAACTTGGGCGTTTTGTATGCCGTATCGAGCGACCGTACGGAAGATGCCATGTACCATTTGCAACGTGCGTACACATTGGATGACAAAAATGAAATGGCGCGCTAT
Coding sequences:
- a CDS encoding tetratricopeptide repeat protein encodes the protein MNYNEMGIKALQEGRAEDAIQAFTNAIEEQPEDALGYINFGHVLASMNETERAERFFQKALTLDETSATAYYGLANLYYNADRYEEALKLYEKAIQNGIEGSDAHYMVGKCFERIDQPKLALPYLQRAVELDPNDLQARLSYGIALASMELFDLAEEQFVYALEIDVDNSDVHYNLGVLYAVSSDRTEDAMYHLQRAYTLDDKNEMARYAYDMINERLN